The proteins below come from a single Hyphomicrobium denitrificans ATCC 51888 genomic window:
- a CDS encoding competence/damage-inducible protein A, protein MGGERIVTAAVLIIGDEILSGRTKDRNGGAIAEHLTSIGIRLKEVRVVPDDEAEICAAVNALRSRYDYLFTTGGIGPTHDDITADSIAKACGVTIDVDPRAEKLLAENYARRGLALTPARLRMARIPAGASLIVNPLSGAPGFRIGNVIVMAGVPEIMQAMLEAVTPELETGDKVLSITIAVDRPESEIADVFSAHQQRYRDVAMGSYPRMRDGKPVSDLVLRSANADHLSEAAETLKAALGV, encoded by the coding sequence TTGGGCGGAGAACGCATAGTCACTGCGGCGGTCCTGATCATTGGCGACGAAATCCTGTCCGGCCGGACCAAAGACCGCAACGGCGGCGCGATCGCCGAGCATCTGACGTCGATCGGCATCCGCCTGAAGGAAGTGCGCGTCGTTCCCGACGACGAGGCCGAGATCTGCGCAGCCGTCAACGCTCTCAGGTCGCGTTACGATTATCTGTTCACGACCGGCGGCATCGGTCCGACGCACGACGACATCACGGCTGATAGCATCGCAAAAGCTTGCGGCGTCACGATCGACGTCGACCCGCGTGCTGAAAAACTTCTGGCCGAGAACTACGCGCGGCGGGGCTTGGCGTTGACGCCTGCGCGGTTGCGAATGGCGCGTATTCCTGCCGGGGCTTCGCTGATCGTCAATCCGCTGTCCGGCGCGCCCGGGTTTCGCATTGGCAATGTCATCGTGATGGCCGGCGTTCCGGAAATCATGCAAGCGATGCTGGAAGCCGTCACACCTGAACTCGAAACCGGGGACAAGGTGCTCTCCATCACGATCGCCGTCGACCGTCCGGAAAGCGAAATCGCTGACGTGTTTTCCGCGCATCAGCAGCGCTATCGCGACGTGGCGATGGGAAGCTATCCCCGCATGCGGGACGGAAAGCCGGTTTCGGATCTGGTGTTGCGCTCAGCGAATGCGGACCACCTCAGCGAAGCGGCCGAAACTTTGAAAGCCGCGCTGGGCGTCTGA
- a CDS encoding inorganic phosphate transporter, with translation MSDVALADVAGSRPKLDHPANPATAFVFLGLLAGGLFYTAYSLYQDVEAAGTPISTWLPFLLLGVALLIALGFEFVNGFHDTANAVATVIYTHSMPANVAVLWSGFFNFLGVLLSSGAVAYGIISLLPVELILQVGSSAGFAMVFALLIAAIIWNLGTWWLGLPSSSSHTLIGSIIGVGVANSLLHGGNGTSGVDWGKATDIGYSLLLSPMVGFVAAALLLLSLKVLVRNPSLYKEPVGNQPPPWWIRGLLVLTCTGVSFAHGSNDGQKGMGLIMLILIGTVPTAYALNRSPAPSQVVHFQATATAAAAVIEKQAAGYNVLGDPRPAVTNYISARTINEGTYPSLAVLVRQISEQVNSYGALDKVPATAVQNVRNDMYLASEALRFLLKDKANNLSKDDVASITAFKGSLDNATRFIPLWVKIAVAIALGLGTMIGWKRIVVTVGEKIGKTHLTYAQGASAEVVAMATIGAADMYGLPVSTTHVLSSGVAGTMAANGSGLQWSTVRNLLMAWVLTLPASILLAGGLYFIFSKLF, from the coding sequence ATGTCCGACGTGGCGTTAGCCGACGTGGCAGGCAGCCGGCCGAAGCTCGACCATCCCGCGAACCCTGCAACGGCCTTCGTATTTTTAGGCTTGCTTGCCGGAGGTCTCTTCTACACGGCCTACAGCCTTTACCAGGACGTTGAAGCGGCAGGCACGCCGATTTCCACCTGGCTGCCGTTCCTTCTCTTGGGCGTGGCGCTGCTCATCGCGCTTGGCTTCGAGTTCGTGAATGGCTTTCACGACACCGCCAACGCGGTTGCGACCGTCATCTACACGCATTCGATGCCCGCCAATGTCGCGGTGCTCTGGTCCGGCTTCTTCAACTTCCTCGGCGTGCTGCTGTCGAGCGGCGCCGTCGCTTACGGCATCATCTCGTTGCTGCCGGTCGAACTCATTCTTCAGGTCGGCTCTAGCGCCGGCTTCGCGATGGTCTTCGCGCTGCTGATCGCGGCCATCATCTGGAACCTTGGAACATGGTGGCTGGGGCTGCCCTCGTCATCGTCGCACACGCTGATCGGTTCGATCATCGGCGTCGGCGTTGCGAACTCGCTGCTTCACGGCGGCAACGGCACCTCGGGCGTCGACTGGGGCAAGGCGACCGACATCGGCTATTCGCTGCTGCTTTCGCCGATGGTCGGCTTCGTCGCTGCCGCTTTGCTGCTGCTGTCGCTGAAGGTGCTCGTCCGCAATCCGTCTCTCTATAAGGAGCCCGTCGGAAACCAGCCGCCGCCGTGGTGGATCCGCGGTCTGCTGGTGCTGACCTGCACGGGCGTTTCGTTCGCGCACGGCTCGAACGACGGTCAGAAGGGCATGGGTCTCATCATGCTGATCCTGATCGGTACCGTCCCGACCGCCTATGCACTGAACCGTTCGCCCGCGCCGTCACAGGTCGTACACTTCCAGGCGACTGCGACTGCCGCCGCTGCCGTGATCGAGAAACAGGCTGCCGGCTACAATGTTCTCGGCGACCCGCGTCCGGCAGTGACGAACTACATCTCGGCGCGCACGATCAACGAGGGCACATATCCGAGCCTCGCCGTTCTCGTCCGCCAGATCTCCGAGCAGGTGAACAGCTACGGCGCGCTCGACAAGGTGCCAGCAACGGCCGTCCAGAACGTCCGTAACGACATGTACCTTGCCTCCGAGGCGCTGCGCTTCCTGCTCAAGGACAAGGCGAACAACCTGTCCAAGGATGACGTCGCGAGCATTACGGCGTTCAAGGGCTCGCTCGACAACGCGACGCGCTTCATTCCGCTCTGGGTCAAGATCGCGGTTGCGATCGCGCTTGGCCTCGGCACGATGATCGGCTGGAAACGCATCGTCGTGACGGTCGGCGAAAAGATTGGCAAGACGCACCTCACCTACGCACAAGGCGCATCGGCAGAAGTCGTGGCGATGGCGACCATCGGCGCCGCCGACATGTACGGTCTGCCGGTTTCGACCACACACGTTCTTTCGTCCGGCGTCGCCGGTACGATGGCGGCGAACGGCTCGGGCCTGCAATGGTCGACGGTCCGCAACCTGCTCATGGCCTGGGTGCTGACACTGCCGGCGTCGATCCTGCTGGCGGGCGGCCTCTACTTCATTTTCTCCAAGCTGTTCTGA
- a CDS encoding GIY-YIG nuclease family protein produces MRVVKPAVYILASKRNGTLYIGVTGDLAARVSIHQQDLEDGFTKRYGVHMLVHYEQFDTMPDAIAREKQLKKFRRADKLALIESGNPQWHDLTSEVQAWRS; encoded by the coding sequence ATGCGCGTCGTCAAACCAGCCGTCTATATCCTCGCGAGCAAACGGAACGGCACGCTGTACATCGGCGTCACCGGCGATCTCGCGGCGCGCGTCTCCATTCATCAACAGGATCTGGAAGACGGCTTTACGAAGCGATACGGCGTGCACATGCTCGTGCATTACGAGCAGTTCGATACGATGCCTGACGCCATCGCACGCGAGAAGCAGCTGAAGAAATTCCGTCGTGCCGACAAGCTCGCACTGATCGAAAGCGGCAATCCGCAATGGCACGATTTAACGTCGGAGGTACAGGCCTGGCGAAGCTAA
- a CDS encoding vitamin B12-dependent ribonucleotide reductase: protein MKITRRFTEAGSSPYASIKFRRATSEIKNPDGSIVFSLKGFDVPDHFSQVAADILAQKYFRKAGVARRLKRCEETQVPSWLWRSTPDETALQDLPQAERFGGETDARQVFDRLAGTWTYWGWKGGYFSSEEDAQAFFDEIRYMLAMQMAAPNSPQWFNTGLHWAYGIDGPGQGHMYVDYQTGELVHSTSAYEHPQPHACFIQSVADDLVGDGGIMDLWVREARLFKYGSGTGSNFSSLRGANEKLSGGGRSSGLMSFLKIGDRAAGAIKSGGTTRRAAKMVVVDVDHPDIEEYITWKVREEQKVAALVTGSKICQKRLKAVMKACVNCEAQDEACFDPLKNPKLKQAIREAKRDGVPQNYVLRVIQFARQGYKDIQFDTYDTDWDSEAYLTVAGQNSNNSVRVTDEFLNAVSADKDWNLISRLGNKVTKTIKARDLWEQIGFAAWASADPGIQFHTTINDWHTCPQSGQIRASNPCSEYMFLDDTACNLASLNLLRFRREDKSFDIESYEHGCRLWTIVLEISVLMAQFPSRRIAELSYRYRTLGLGFANIGGLLMSAGIPYDSDEGRAICGAISAIMTGVSYAASAEMAAKLGAFPGYEPNAADMLRVMRNHRRAAHGEAQGYEQLATAPVPLDHASLKDHRLGEAAKLAWDRALELGQNHGYRNAQATVVAPTGTIGLVMDCDTTGIEPDFALVKFKKLAGGGYFKIINQSVPEALRTLGYRESEIAEVEAYAVGHGSLAQAPAINTATLKAKGFTDDALAKIEKGLATAFDIKFVFNRWTLGDQFLTETLGVPADKLNDPSFDIFAHLGFSKKDVEAANEHVCGAMTLEGAPHLRAAHLPVFDCANPCGRKGKRYLSVESHIRMMAASQPFISGAISKTINMPNDATVDDCKQSYMLSWKLALKANALYRDGSKLSQPLNSQVLGDDDDEAADLAETLMTQPLAARASIISEKIIEKIVERVVYVEKEKKKEREKLPSRRKSYTQKATVGGHKVYLHTGEYDDGRLGEIFIDMHKEGAAFRSLMNNFAIGISLGLQYGVPLEEYVEAFTFTRFEPAGLVQGNEAIKNATSILDYIFRELAVSYLGRHDLAHVDPREIVEGTGLGSSDDQTDEQLALDLSENVSKVVSKGLVRGASVVRFAARSGGKTSITETSTSVTTSSFDVDARSIDSTLTHGANALALGEQPIEMRAPAAVVTPAPMSKSELFKQRATEAKLRGYEGVACTECYNFTMVRNGTCLKCDTCGSTSGCS from the coding sequence ATGAAGATCACGCGACGCTTCACCGAAGCCGGTTCCTCTCCCTATGCCTCGATCAAGTTCCGGCGTGCGACGTCCGAGATCAAGAACCCCGACGGCTCCATCGTTTTCAGCCTCAAAGGCTTTGATGTTCCCGACCATTTCAGCCAGGTCGCGGCCGACATTCTGGCGCAGAAGTATTTCCGCAAGGCCGGCGTCGCCCGCCGCCTGAAGCGCTGCGAAGAAACACAAGTCCCCTCGTGGCTGTGGCGCTCGACCCCCGACGAAACTGCCCTGCAGGACCTGCCCCAGGCTGAGCGCTTCGGCGGCGAGACCGACGCGCGTCAGGTTTTCGATCGCCTCGCCGGCACCTGGACCTATTGGGGTTGGAAGGGCGGCTACTTCTCATCCGAAGAAGACGCGCAGGCGTTCTTCGACGAAATCCGCTACATGCTCGCCATGCAGATGGCGGCGCCGAACTCGCCGCAGTGGTTCAACACCGGCCTGCACTGGGCCTACGGCATCGACGGTCCTGGCCAGGGCCACATGTACGTCGATTACCAGACCGGCGAACTCGTCCACTCGACCTCGGCTTACGAGCATCCGCAGCCGCACGCCTGCTTCATCCAGTCGGTTGCCGACGATCTCGTCGGCGACGGCGGCATCATGGATCTGTGGGTGCGTGAGGCGCGTCTCTTTAAATACGGTTCAGGCACGGGCTCGAACTTCTCCTCGCTCCGCGGCGCCAACGAAAAGCTATCGGGCGGCGGTCGTTCGTCCGGCCTGATGAGCTTCCTGAAAATCGGCGACCGGGCTGCGGGCGCCATCAAGTCGGGCGGCACGACGCGCCGCGCCGCGAAGATGGTTGTCGTCGATGTCGATCATCCGGATATCGAGGAATACATCACCTGGAAGGTGCGCGAGGAACAGAAGGTCGCCGCGCTCGTCACCGGTTCGAAGATCTGCCAGAAGCGCCTCAAGGCCGTTATGAAGGCGTGCGTCAACTGCGAAGCGCAGGACGAAGCCTGCTTCGATCCGCTGAAGAATCCGAAGCTCAAGCAGGCCATTCGCGAAGCCAAGCGCGACGGCGTTCCTCAGAACTACGTGCTGCGCGTCATCCAGTTCGCGCGCCAGGGTTACAAGGACATCCAGTTCGACACCTACGACACCGACTGGGATAGCGAAGCCTATCTCACGGTCGCCGGCCAGAACTCGAACAACTCCGTGCGCGTCACGGACGAGTTCCTGAACGCCGTCTCCGCCGACAAGGACTGGAACCTGATCTCGCGTCTCGGCAACAAGGTCACGAAGACGATCAAGGCGCGCGATCTCTGGGAGCAGATCGGCTTCGCAGCCTGGGCGTCGGCCGATCCGGGCATCCAGTTCCACACGACGATCAACGACTGGCACACGTGCCCGCAGTCGGGACAGATCCGTGCATCGAACCCGTGCTCGGAATACATGTTCCTCGACGATACGGCGTGCAACCTCGCGTCGCTCAACCTCCTGCGCTTCCGCCGCGAGGACAAATCGTTCGACATCGAATCCTACGAGCACGGCTGCCGCTTGTGGACCATCGTGCTCGAAATCTCGGTGCTGATGGCGCAATTCCCGTCGCGCCGCATCGCCGAGCTCAGCTACCGCTATCGCACGCTCGGCCTCGGCTTCGCCAACATCGGCGGCCTGCTGATGTCGGCGGGCATCCCTTACGACTCGGATGAAGGCCGCGCCATCTGCGGTGCGATCTCCGCCATCATGACGGGCGTTTCGTATGCGGCGAGCGCCGAAATGGCGGCCAAGCTCGGCGCCTTCCCCGGCTACGAGCCGAACGCGGCGGACATGCTGCGCGTCATGCGCAATCATCGCCGCGCCGCCCACGGCGAAGCCCAAGGCTACGAGCAACTCGCGACGGCGCCCGTGCCGCTCGATCACGCCTCTCTCAAGGATCACCGTCTCGGCGAAGCTGCGAAGCTCGCCTGGGATCGCGCGCTCGAACTCGGCCAGAACCACGGTTATCGCAACGCGCAAGCAACCGTCGTCGCGCCGACTGGCACGATCGGTCTCGTGATGGACTGCGACACGACCGGCATCGAACCCGACTTCGCGCTCGTTAAATTCAAGAAGCTCGCGGGCGGCGGCTACTTCAAGATCATCAATCAGTCGGTGCCGGAAGCGCTACGCACCCTCGGCTATCGCGAAAGCGAGATCGCCGAAGTCGAAGCCTACGCCGTCGGACACGGCTCGCTGGCACAGGCGCCCGCGATCAACACCGCGACGCTCAAGGCCAAAGGCTTCACCGACGACGCGCTCGCCAAGATCGAGAAGGGTCTTGCGACCGCCTTCGACATCAAGTTCGTGTTTAACCGCTGGACGCTCGGCGACCAGTTCCTGACCGAAACGCTCGGCGTCCCGGCCGACAAGCTCAACGATCCCTCATTCGACATCTTCGCGCACCTCGGGTTCTCGAAGAAGGATGTCGAAGCGGCGAACGAGCACGTCTGCGGAGCGATGACGCTCGAAGGCGCACCGCATCTCCGCGCCGCGCACCTGCCGGTGTTCGACTGCGCCAATCCCTGCGGCCGCAAGGGCAAGCGTTATCTTTCGGTCGAGAGCCACATCCGCATGATGGCGGCGTCGCAGCCGTTCATTTCCGGCGCAATCTCGAAGACGATCAACATGCCGAACGACGCAACGGTCGACGATTGCAAGCAGTCCTACATGCTATCGTGGAAGCTGGCGCTCAAGGCCAACGCGCTCTATCGCGACGGCTCGAAGCTCTCGCAGCCGCTGAACAGCCAGGTCCTCGGCGATGACGACGATGAGGCTGCCGATCTCGCCGAGACGCTGATGACGCAGCCGCTCGCGGCTCGTGCCTCGATCATCTCGGAAAAGATCATCGAGAAAATCGTCGAACGCGTCGTCTACGTCGAAAAGGAAAAGAAGAAGGAACGCGAGAAACTCCCGAGCCGCCGCAAGAGCTACACGCAGAAGGCGACGGTCGGCGGTCACAAAGTCTACCTGCACACCGGCGAGTACGACGACGGCCGCCTCGGCGAAATCTTCATCGACATGCACAAGGAAGGCGCAGCCTTCCGCTCGCTGATGAACAACTTCGCGATCGGCATTTCGCTTGGCCTGCAATACGGCGTGCCGCTGGAAGAATACGTCGAAGCCTTCACGTTCACGCGTTTCGAGCCTGCCGGTCTCGTGCAGGGCAACGAGGCGATCAAGAACGCAACGTCGATCCTCGACTACATCTTCCGCGAGCTTGCCGTGTCGTACCTCGGCCGTCACGACCTCGCGCACGTCGATCCGCGCGAAATCGTCGAAGGCACGGGTCTTGGCTCGAGCGACGATCAGACGGATGAGCAGCTGGCGCTCGATCTCTCCGAGAACGTGTCGAAGGTCGTCTCAAAAGGCCTCGTGCGTGGTGCCTCGGTCGTCCGTTTTGCGGCGCGCTCAGGCGGCAAGACATCGATCACCGAGACCTCGACCAGCGTCACAACGTCGAGCTTCGACGTCGATGCACGCTCGATCGACTCGACGCTGACGCACGGCGCCAACGCGCTGGCACTCGGCGAGCAGCCGATCGAAATGCGCGCGCCTGCTGCTGTCGTGACGCCTGCACCGATGAGCAAGTCGGAACTCTTCAAGCAGCGCGCCACCGAAGCCAAGCTCCGCGGCTACGAAGGCGTCGCCTGCACCGAATGCTACAACTTCACCATGGTCCGCAACGGCACCTGCCTGAAGTGCGACACGTGCGGCAGCACGAGTGGGTGCAGTTGA